A region of Zootoca vivipara chromosome 15, rZooViv1.1, whole genome shotgun sequence DNA encodes the following proteins:
- the TAOK1 gene encoding serine/threonine-protein kinase TAO1 isoform X1, whose protein sequence is MPSTSRAGSLKDPEIAELFFKEDPEKLFTDLREIGHGSFGAVYFAHDVRTNEVVAIKKMSYSGKQSNEKWQDIIKEVKFLQRIKHPNSIEYKGCYLREHTAWLVMEYCLGSASDLLEVHKKPLQELEIAAITHGALQGLAYLHSHNMIHRDIKAGNILLTEPGQVKLADFGSASIASPANSFVGTPYWMAPEVILAMDEGQYDGKVDVWSLGITCIELAERKPPLFNMNAMSALYHIAQNESPTLQSNEWSDYFRNFVDSCLQKIPQDRPTSEELLKHVFVLRERPETVLIDLIQRTKDAVRELDNLQYRKMKKLLFQEAHNGPAVETQEEEEEQDHGMGRTGTVNSVGSNQSIPSMSISASSQSSSVNSLPDASDDRSELDMMEGDHTVMSNSSVIHLKPDEENYREDPDPRSRASEPQVSPPQVSRHRSHYRNREHFATIRTASLVTRQMQEHEQDSELREQMSGYKRMRRQHQKQLMALENKLKAEMDEHRLRLDKDLETQRNNFAAEMEKLIKKHQAAMEKEVGGSCFRTASPAKIMANEEKKFQQHIQAQQKKELNSFLESQKREYKLRKEQLKEELNENQSTPKKEKQEWLSKQKENIQHFQAEEEANLLRRQRQYLELECRRFKRRMLLGRHNLEQDLVREELNKRQTQKDLEHAMLLRQHESMQELEFRHLNTIQKMRCELIRLQHQTELTNQLEYNKRRERELRRKHVMEVRQQPKSLKSKELQIKKQFQDTCKIQTRQYKALRNHLLETTPKSEHKAVLKRLKEEQTRKLAILAEQYDHSINEMLSTQALRLDEAQEAECQVLKMQLQQELELLNAYQSKIKMQAEAQHDRELHELEQRVSLRRALLEQKIEEEMLALQNERTERIRSLLERQAREIEAFDSESMRLGFSNMVLSNLSPEAFSHSYPGASSWSHHPSGGAGPHWGHPIGGPPQAWGHPMQGGPQPWGHPSGPMQGVPRGSSLGVRNSPQALRRTSSGGRTEPGMSRSTSVTSQISNGSHMSYT, encoded by the exons CTTGTTATGGAATACTGTTTAGGATCAGCATCAGATTTATTAGAAG TCCATAAAAAGCCATTGCAAGAGCTGGAAATTGCTGCAATTACCCACGGTGCTCTCCAAGGTTTAGCATACTTGCATTCTCACAACATGATCCATAG AGATATCAAGGCAGGAAACATCCTACTGACGGAACCAGGCCAGGTGAAACTCGCTGACTTTGGATCTGCTTCCATAGCATCTCCTGCCAATTCGTTTGTGGGGACACCATATTG GATGGCCCCGGAAGTGATTTTAGCcatggatgaagggcaatatgaTGGTAAAGTTGACGTGTGGTCACTTGGGATAACGTGTATTGAATTAG CGGAAAGGAAGCCTCCCTTGTTTAATATGAACGCAATGAGTGCCTTATATCACATAGCGCAGAATGAATCCCCTACACTCCAGTCCAATGAATG GTCTGATTATTTTCGAAACTTTGTAGATTCTTGCCTCCAGAAAATCCCCCAAGACAGGCCTACATCGGAGGAGCTCCTGAAG CACGTGTTTGTCCTCCGGGAGCGCCCTGAGACAGTGTTAATAGACCTGATCCAGAGAACAAAGGATGCAGTCAGAGAACTGGACAATCTTCAGTATCGCAAGATGAAGAAACTCCTCTTCCAGGAGGCGCACAACGGGCCCGCGGTGGAAacccaggaggaagaggag GAGCAAGACCACGGCATGGGCCGGACGGGAACAGTGAACAGTGTCGGGAGCAACCAGTCCATCCCCAGCATGTCCATTAGTGCCAGTAGCCAAAGCAGTAGTGTTAATAGTCTTCCAGATGCCTCGGACGACAGGAGCGAGCTGGACATGATGGAGGGTGACCACACGGTGATGTCCAACAGCTCCGTCATCCACTTGAAGCCG GATGAAGAAAACTACAGGGAGGATCCGGACCCCCGATCGAGAGCGTCGGAACCCCAAGTGTCTCCACCCCAAGTGTCTCGCCACAGATCCCACTACCGCAACCGAGAGCACTTTGCTACTATACGCACAGCGTCACTG GTGACGAGGCAGATGCAGGAGCACGAGCAAGACTCGGAGCTCCGGGAGCAGATGTCCGGCTACAAGCGGATGCGGCGGCAGCACCAGAAGCAGCTGATGGCCCTGGAGAACAAGCTGAAGGCCGAGATGGACGAGCACCGCCTGCGGCTGGACAAGGACCTGGAGACCCAGCGCAACAACTTTGCGGCGGAGATGGAGAAGCTCATCAAGAAGCACCAGGCGGCAATGGAGAAGGAGGTAGGGGGCAGCTGCTTCCGCACAGCTTCTCCG GCGAAAATCATGGCCAACGAAGAGAAGAAGTTTCAGCAGCACATTCAAGCCCAGCAGAAGAAAGAGCTGAACAGCTTCCTGGAATCCCAGAAAAGAGAGTATAAACTGCGCAAGGAACAGCTCAAAGAG GAGCTGAATGAGAACCAGAGCACTCCCAAGAAGGAGAAGCAGGAGTGGCTGTCCAAGCAGAAGGAGAACATCCAGCACTtccaggcggaggaggaggccaaCCTGCTCCGGCGGCAGCGGCAGTACTTGGAGCTGGAGTGCCGCCGCTTCAAGCGGCGGATGCTGCTGGGGCGCCACAACCTGGAGCAGGACCTTGTCCGGGAG GAGCTGAACAAGCGCCAGACACAGAAGGACCTGGAGCATGCCATGCTGCTGCGCCAGCACGAGTCCATGCAAGAGCTGGAGTTCCGGCACCTCAACACCATCCAGAAGATGCGCTGCGAGCTCATCCGGCTCCAGCACCAGACAGAGCTCACCAACCAGCTGGAGTATAACAAGCGGCGGGAGAGGGAGCTGCGGCGCAAGCATGTCATGGAGGTGCGGCAGCAGCCCAAGAGCCTCAAG TCTAAAGAGCTCCAGATCAAGAAGCAGTTCCAGGATACGTGCAAGATCCAGACCCGGCAGTACAAGGCGTTGCGGAACCACCTGCTGGAGACCACCCCCAAGAGTGAGCACAAGGCTGTCTTGAAGAGGCTCAAGGAGGAGCAGACCCGAAAGCTGGCCATCCTGGCAGAGCAGTACGACCACAGCATCAATGAGATGCTCTCCACGCAGGCT CTGCGATTGGACGAGGCGCAGGAAGCAGAGTGTCAGGTCTTGAAGATGCAGCTGCAGCAGGAACTGGAGCTGCTCAACGCCTATCAGAGCAAGATCAAGATGCAGGCAGAGGCTCAGCACGACCGGGAGCTGCATGAGCTGGAGCAGCGGGTGTCCCTGCGCAGGGCCCTCCTGGAGCAGAAG ATCGAGGAGGAGATGCTGGCCTTGCAGAACGAGCGCACAGAGCGGATCCGAAGCCTGCTGGAGCGCCAGGCCCGGGAGATTGAGGCGTTTGACTCGGAGAGCATGCGGCTGGGCTTCAGCAACATGGTCCTCTCGAACCTCTCCCCAGAGGCGTTCAGCCACAGCTACCCGGGAGCTTCCAGCtggtcccaccacccttctgggggCGCAGGGCCCCACTGGGGTCACCCCATAGGTGGTCCGCCGCAAGCATGGGGCCACCCAATGCAGGGCGGCCCCCAGCCATGGGGTCACCCCTCTGGGCCCATGCAGGGGGTCCCCCGGGGGAGCTCGCTGGGGGTCCGCAACAGCCCCCAGGCTCTGAGGCGGACGTCCTCCGGGGGACGGACGGAGCCGGGCATGAGCAGGAGCACGAGCGTCACGTCGCAAATATCCAATGGGTCACACATGTCTTATACATAA
- the ABHD15 gene encoding protein ABHD15, translated as MVFWAVGCILLGFLTWWLWRPQGLLVRSTDGKRRPRRWGPAEEERKAAGVPLGEERGSPVGGCRLICKPSALAQALVKSFCRSAHLETKRWSWKRWPNLQTAVQLLWPPDRPLEFSRDHLQLADGGIVALDWVAGPADGGRKATDAAVLLVVPNATGAISRNVQQLCRLALWQGYYPVIFNRRGHNGCPLTTPRLQPFGDPDDLKEAVAYIRFRHPGSALFAVSEGSGSGLLLSYLGEWGSSSYLCGAACVSPILKAQDWFEAGLPWLYEWSLLLPQKRSISRYAKALEVVAELDGVLGSSSLRAFEAALFCPQRKMSWETYWASNDPLRDVDEVAVPVLCLCSADDPIRGAPEDTIPWELFQSNPFFFLLLSPHGGHCGFLGKDLKGSWGNAVVLEYLQILAEFLRGEERMKDKPRRRTATAQHRCCRRRGPLRNRGAALPGFDLFSWQRSYTR; from the exons ATGGTTTTTTGGGCCGTGGGGTGCATCCTTCTGGGCTTCCTCACCTGGTGGCTCTGGCGGCCCCAGGGTCTTCTCGTCAGATCCACCGATGGCAAGAGGCGGCCGCGAAGATGGGGACCCGCAGAGGAGGAGCGCAAGGCTGCTGGGGTCCCTTTGGGAGAAGAGCGGGGGTCTCCTGTAGGGGGCTGCCGCCTCATCTGCAAGCCCTCTGCCCTCGCTCAGGCCCTGGTCAAGAGCTTCTGCCGCTCTGCCCACCTGGAGACCAAGCGGTGGTCCTGGAAGCGGTGGCCAAACCTGCAGACTGCCGTGCAGCTCCTGTGGCCCCCGGATCGCCCACTGGAGTTTTCCAGGGACCACCTCCAACTGGCGGACGGGGGAATCGTTGCGTTGGATTGGGTGGCCGGGCCCGCGGACGGAGGTAGGAAAGCGACTGACGCGGCGGTTCTCCTGGTGGTGCCCAACGCCACTGGCGCGATCAGCAGGAACGTCCAGCAGCTGTGCCGACTGGCCCTCTGGCAAGGCTACTATCCGGTCATCTTCAACCGGCGTGGGCACAACGGCTGCCCACTGACCACCCCCAGGCTGCAGCCCTTTGGCGACCCAGATGACCTGAAAGAGGCAGTGGCATACATCCGGTTCCGGCACCCCGGAAGCGCCCTGTTTGCCGTGAGCGAAGGGTCAGGGTCAGGCCTGCTGCTCTCTTACCTGGGCGAATGGGGCTCGTCCAGCTACCTGTGTGGCGCTGCCTGCGTCTCGCCCATTCTGAAGGCCCAGGACTGGTTTGAGGCTGGCCTTCCTTGGCTGTATGAATGGAGCCTCCTCCTGCCCCAGAAGAGGAGCATCAGCAG GTATGCCAAAGCCCTGGAGGTGGTGGCGGAGCTGGACGGGGTCCTTGGGAGCAGCTCCTTGCGAGCTTTTGAAGCTGCCCTCTTCTGCCCACAGCGGAAGATGAGCTGGGAGACCTACTGGGCCAGCAACGACCCCCTGCGGGATGTGGACGAGGTGGCCGTGCCTGTCCTGTGCCTCTGCAGCGCCGATGACCCCATCCGGGGGGCTCCCGAGGACACCATCCCGTGGGAGCTCTTCCAGAGCaaccctttcttcttcctgctgctgagTCCACATGGAGGACACTGCGGGTTCCTCGGGAAGGATCTCAAAGGCTCCTGGGGTAACGCAGTGGTGCTGGAGTACCTGCAGATCTTGGCGGAGTTTCTCCGAGGGGAAGAGAGGATGAAGGACAAGCCCCGCCGAAGGACAGCCACCGCCCAGCATCGCTGCTGCCGGCGGCGCGGCCCTCTGCGGAACAGGGGGGCCGCCCTGCCTGGCTTCGACCTCTTCAGCTGGCAAAGGTCGTACACACGGTGA
- the TP53I13 gene encoding tumor protein p53-inducible protein 13 — protein MGEPLLLPPPPPGPPILLFLLSLAPGVEAGKPSFQQDLPSEEQYRCRVVSWPVPQQDGGIVFLDHQCAPLFLRRQLTFLARACLPRQARAPHDGPTGHWPLPLAKAEVAQAVAWLESHMAQQSSEKPPTGGERCHFLKRASAAGRGLCPTHLAQALQKLLQCWEATRVPRKLRRPGRKRRALRRWADGLLQADVGGGRHSATANSAKGANSGPPPVALSLQAEQKDVPESMDLGGRVWLSATPLPGGLFGQQPLVTQDIRPSLPVLRTEVRPSGGTGCRCPDGGLGKAQGHEGRKEARGSQVGVRVPTPRTEEAAWAASALTFLLVVLTLAVLYTRLHRKCRRGRSLYWTTSIEEGSDTVAAVIKRRLLSAQTRRKKRSRQQLPPKAPLLSTSSDSSD, from the exons ATGGgggagccgctgctgctgccgccgccgcctccgggGCCCCCGATCCTGCTCTTCTTGCTCAGCCTGGCGCCCGGCGTCGAGGCGGGGAAG CCCAGTTTTCAACAAGATCTCCCTTCTGAAGAGCAATATCGCTGTCGTGTGGTATCCTGGCCGGTCCCTCAGCAG GATGGGGGCATCGTTTTTCTCGACCACCAGTGCGCTCCCCTGTTCCTCCGCAGGCAGCTGACCTTCCTGGCCCGAGCCTGCTTGCCCCGCCAGGCCCGAGCCCCGCATGACGGCCCCACAGGACATTGG CCCCTGCCGCTGGCAAAGGCAGAAGTGGCCCAGGCCGTCGCTTGGCTCGAGAGCCACATGGCCCAGCAGAGCTCTGAGAAGCCCCCGACAGGCGGGGAACGCTGCCATTTCCTGAAGCGAGCATCTGCGGCGGGCAGAGGTTTGTGCCCGACGCACCTGGCACAG GCTTTGCAGAAGCTGCTCCAATGCTGGGAAGCCACGCGAGTTCCCCGGAAACTGCGGAGACCAGGCAGGAAGCGCCGGGCTCTTCGTCGCTGGGCAGATGGCCTTCTGCAAGCAGATGTGGGTGGCGGAAGGCATTCTGCAACCGCCAACTCCGCAAAAGGCGCAAACAGTGGCCCGCCTCCTGTTGCCCTGAGCTTGCAGGCTGAGCAAAAGGACGTTCCAGAGTCAATGGACCTCGGTGGACGGGTCTGGCTGAGTGCGACGCCCCTGCCAGGCGGCCTCTTCGGGCAGCAGCCCCTCGTCACGCAGGACATCCGCCCCTCGCTGCCTGTCCTGCGCACCGAGGTGAGACCGTCCGGCGGCACGGGATGCCGGTGTCCGGATGGAGGACTCGGCAAAGCGCAAGGCCACGAAGGCAGGAAGGAAGCCAGAGGGTCCCAGGTGGGGGTCCGTGTTCCCACCCCACGCACCGAAGAGGCGGCCTGGGCGGCCAGCGCCCTCACTTTCCTGCTGGTGGTGCTGACCCTCGCAGTCCTCTACACACGGCTCCACCGGAAGTGCCGCCGTGGGAGAAGCCTCTACTGGACCACAAGCATTGAGGAGGGGAGCGACACAGTGGCTG